A portion of the Flavobacterium magnum genome contains these proteins:
- a CDS encoding DoxX family protein has translation MGKTIFSWTLRIITAAILLQTLFFKFTAADESVYIFTRLGMEPYGRIGSGIAELFAAILILIPSTSLIGALLSAAVIAGALLSHLFILGIEVKNDGGELFILAVITFICSTILIYLDRQKIPGLLRFKT, from the coding sequence ATGGGAAAGACGATTTTCAGCTGGACACTCAGGATCATAACGGCAGCCATACTGCTGCAGACATTGTTTTTTAAATTTACCGCTGCCGATGAAAGTGTGTACATATTCACCAGGCTGGGCATGGAGCCCTACGGAAGGATCGGTTCAGGGATCGCAGAACTTTTCGCGGCAATCCTGATTTTGATCCCTTCGACATCACTCATTGGCGCATTGCTTTCCGCAGCGGTGATTGCGGGAGCACTGCTTTCACACCTGTTTATTTTGGGAATCGAGGTGAAAAATGATGGCGGGGAACTTTTTATTCTGGCAGTAATAACCTTTATTTGCAGTACGATATTAATTTATTTGGACCGGCAGAAAATTCCCGGACTATTACGATTTAAAACATAA
- a CDS encoding Crp/Fnr family transcriptional regulator, whose translation MYDDLKYWYLRDHKLFRILSFSQIRQLCIITGFKKAAKGDIIYFSSSDVPRIFLLKRGAIKIVSIDENGDETIKDIIQKGDLFGELTLETDKQLNEYAKVLSDEVSICSFLMSDFENLLLKNPGLALSYTKFVGLKMKRIRNNYSNLISKDAKTRLYQFLKDWAEREGVADGLKVSIENYLTQHDIGQIICTSRQTATQLLNEMEADGKIIYGRKEIIIPDVTALSVSN comes from the coding sequence ATGTACGACGACCTTAAATACTGGTATTTACGCGATCACAAATTGTTCCGGATCCTGAGTTTCAGCCAGATCCGGCAGCTGTGCATCATCACCGGGTTTAAAAAAGCAGCCAAAGGCGACATCATTTACTTTTCGTCCTCCGATGTGCCGCGGATTTTCCTGCTTAAACGAGGCGCCATCAAGATTGTTTCGATTGATGAGAATGGCGACGAAACCATCAAAGACATCATCCAGAAAGGTGACCTTTTCGGGGAGCTCACGCTGGAAACCGACAAACAGCTCAACGAATATGCAAAAGTGCTTTCTGACGAAGTCTCAATCTGCAGTTTCCTGATGTCTGATTTTGAGAACCTGCTGCTAAAGAACCCCGGACTGGCGTTGTCCTACACCAAATTCGTCGGGCTCAAAATGAAACGGATCCGTAACAATTACAGCAACCTAATTTCCAAAGATGCCAAAACGAGGTTGTACCAGTTCTTAAAAGACTGGGCGGAGCGCGAAGGTGTCGCTGACGGCCTGAAAGTCAGCATTGAAAACTACCTGACCCAACACGATATCGGGCAGATTATCTGCACCTCAAGGCAGACGGCCACGCAGTTACTGAATGAAATGGAAGCGGACGGGAAAATCATCTACGGGCGAAAGGAAATCATTATCCCGGACGTTACAGCGCTTTCGGTATCTAATTAA
- a CDS encoding NRDE family protein: MCTVSFVNANGRIIITSNRDEQVVRPAIPPAAYSVNGHDLVFPKDPKAGGTWFATDQNANVLVLLNGAVEKHQYLPPYRRSRGLIVLDILGSGSPLKSWESIDLDRVEPFTLVLFYHSELHQLRWDGVRKDSLHLDSSKNHIWSSSTLYPKEIRETRAAWFYNFLNITPEITASDMLHFHRYTERGNAEHGLVINREGKLKTLSITQAVVENQQLSLTYTDLIDESTFDRLITR; encoded by the coding sequence ATGTGCACAGTAAGTTTTGTCAATGCCAACGGCCGGATCATCATCACTTCAAACCGTGACGAGCAGGTTGTAAGGCCGGCTATTCCACCCGCAGCATATTCCGTCAACGGCCATGATCTCGTGTTTCCAAAGGACCCTAAGGCGGGCGGAACGTGGTTTGCGACAGATCAAAATGCAAACGTCCTCGTGCTGCTGAACGGTGCCGTGGAAAAACACCAATACCTGCCACCCTACCGCCGGAGCCGCGGTTTGATTGTACTTGACATCTTAGGTAGTGGTTCACCCCTGAAAAGCTGGGAGTCCATCGATTTGGATCGGGTCGAGCCATTTACACTTGTGCTTTTTTACCACTCGGAATTGCATCAACTGCGTTGGGATGGTGTGAGAAAGGATTCGCTCCACCTGGACAGTTCTAAAAATCACATCTGGTCATCTTCAACGCTTTATCCTAAGGAAATCCGGGAAACCAGGGCTGCCTGGTTTTATAATTTTCTTAATATAACGCCTGAAATCACCGCTTCAGATATGTTGCATTTCCATCGGTATACAGAGCGTGGCAATGCGGAGCACGGGCTCGTAATCAATCGCGAGGGCAAACTTAAGACGTTGAGCATTACGCAGGCCGTAGTGGAGAACCAACAATTGTCGCTGACATACACCGACCTGATTGACGAAAGTACGTTTGACAGGCTCATCACCCGCTAA
- a CDS encoding bifunctional folylpolyglutamate synthase/dihydrofolate synthase has translation MDYRQTVGWMFNQLPMYQHQGASAYKADLTNILLLSEHLGFPEKGLKCIHVAGTNGKGSTSHLLASVFQEAGYRTGLYTSPHLKDFRERIKVNGAEIPEAFVVKFISENKSFFESHALSFFEMTVGLALDYFRSEQTDVAIIEVGMGGRLDATNIITPLVSVITNIGLDHTQFLGDTIPEIASEKAGIIKEIIPVVIGEHTRESYPVFLDKAKEMRSDIYFAADLENEDYPSALIGDYQRHNKKTVLQALEVINSQGVFRISDQDIRKGFLNVVANTGLQGRWQQLGHRPLIIADTAHNPHGLEAVMPQIMKQQYQRLHIVMGVVNDKDLDAVLPLFPKKAIYYFAKPDIPRGLPAANLQAAAAQFGLTGNVYDSVQAAYGAARHSAAPEDFIYVGGSTFVVAEIL, from the coding sequence ATGGATTACCGTCAAACGGTCGGCTGGATGTTTAATCAGCTCCCGATGTACCAGCATCAGGGCGCGTCAGCTTACAAAGCCGATCTCACCAATATCTTACTGCTCTCAGAGCACCTCGGTTTTCCTGAAAAGGGCCTGAAATGCATTCATGTCGCCGGTACCAATGGCAAAGGATCCACATCGCATTTGCTGGCCTCCGTGTTCCAGGAAGCGGGCTACCGGACCGGGTTGTATACTTCGCCACACTTAAAGGATTTCCGTGAGCGGATAAAAGTAAATGGCGCCGAAATTCCGGAGGCTTTCGTTGTCAAATTCATCAGCGAAAACAAATCTTTTTTTGAATCGCATGCGCTGAGTTTCTTCGAAATGACGGTGGGTCTCGCGTTGGATTACTTCAGGAGCGAACAAACCGACGTCGCGATTATTGAAGTCGGAATGGGCGGCAGGCTGGATGCGACAAATATCATCACACCTTTGGTTTCGGTCATTACCAACATCGGCCTGGACCACACCCAATTCTTAGGCGACACGATTCCTGAAATTGCTTCGGAAAAAGCAGGGATCATCAAGGAGATCATCCCGGTGGTCATTGGTGAACATACCCGAGAAAGCTACCCGGTTTTTCTGGACAAAGCCAAAGAAATGCGTTCGGATATTTATTTTGCTGCTGATTTGGAAAACGAGGATTATCCCTCGGCGCTGATTGGCGACTACCAGAGGCACAATAAAAAAACGGTGCTGCAGGCATTGGAAGTGATTAACAGCCAAGGCGTTTTCCGGATTTCAGATCAGGATATCCGAAAGGGATTCCTGAATGTGGTAGCCAATACCGGATTGCAGGGCCGGTGGCAGCAACTTGGGCACAGGCCGCTTATCATTGCCGATACTGCGCACAATCCCCACGGATTGGAAGCCGTCATGCCGCAAATCATGAAACAACAATACCAGCGATTGCACATAGTGATGGGCGTCGTCAATGACAAAGATTTGGATGCCGTACTGCCTTTATTTCCTAAAAAGGCAATATACTATTTTGCAAAACCCGATATCCCGCGCGGGCTCCCGGCAGCCAATCTTCAGGCCGCCGCAGCGCAATTTGGCCTTACGGGCAATGTATACGATTCTGTACAAGCGGCTTACGGAGCTGCTCGACACAGCGCCGCACCCGAAGATTTTATCTATGTAGGAGGCAGCACTTTTGTTGTGGCGGAAATTTTGTAA
- a CDS encoding anhydro-N-acetylmuramic acid kinase — translation MEKENYNVIGVMSGTSLDGIDLAHVFFETESGKWRFQILECETIPYADAWVSRLRSAVDFTAPELEELNADYTDLLGKTISAFITKHKLTPDAVCSHGHTILHQPRQGITLQIGNLSQIAQICNQKVVCDFRVQDVAMGGQGAPLVPIGDRILFAENDYCLNLGGFSNVSFEENGKRIAFDISPVNTVLNFYADRFGKAYDDQGHIAASGVVDQALLQTLDSLGFYKEPYPKSLGFEYVRQTVVPLMERFAIPDANKMRTFTEHIAVQIALALPQKRGKMLVTGGGAYNTFLMHRIREFLPDMQVIIPDRKTLEFKEALIFALLGVLKLRGETNVLSSVTGAPKDHSAGMVYG, via the coding sequence ATGGAAAAAGAAAACTATAACGTTATCGGAGTGATGTCAGGAACGTCATTGGATGGCATCGATCTGGCCCATGTATTTTTTGAAACCGAAAGTGGAAAATGGCGTTTTCAAATTCTGGAATGCGAGACCATCCCATACGCCGACGCTTGGGTTTCCAGGCTCAGGTCAGCCGTTGATTTCACCGCACCTGAATTGGAAGAGCTCAACGCGGATTACACCGACCTGCTCGGAAAGACCATCTCCGCGTTCATCACCAAGCACAAACTCACGCCAGACGCGGTGTGCTCGCATGGGCATACCATCCTGCACCAGCCCCGCCAAGGCATCACGCTTCAGATTGGGAACCTGTCTCAGATAGCGCAAATCTGCAATCAAAAAGTGGTTTGTGATTTCCGCGTACAGGATGTTGCCATGGGCGGCCAGGGCGCGCCATTGGTGCCAATAGGTGACCGCATATTATTTGCTGAAAACGACTATTGCCTGAACCTCGGCGGATTTTCCAATGTGTCGTTTGAGGAAAACGGCAAGCGGATTGCATTTGATATTTCCCCGGTAAATACCGTCCTGAATTTTTACGCGGACCGTTTCGGGAAAGCTTATGACGACCAGGGCCACATTGCGGCCTCGGGTGTTGTTGATCAGGCATTACTCCAGACTTTGGACAGCCTCGGGTTTTACAAAGAACCTTACCCGAAGTCGCTCGGATTTGAGTATGTCAGGCAAACCGTAGTGCCTTTAATGGAGCGTTTTGCCATCCCCGATGCCAATAAGATGCGGACGTTCACAGAGCACATTGCAGTACAGATCGCATTGGCGCTTCCGCAAAAACGCGGAAAAATGCTGGTTACCGGAGGTGGTGCTTACAATACGTTCCTTATGCACCGCATCCGGGAATTCCTGCCCGACATGCAGGTCATCATCCCCGACAGGAAAACACTCGAATTTAAAGAAGCATTGATTTTTGCGTTGCTCGGCGTGCTCAAGTTGCGCGGGGAAACCAACGTGCTTTCCAGTGTCACCGGGGCGCCGAAGGACCACAGTGCCGGGATGGTTTACGGCTGA
- a CDS encoding alpha/beta hydrolase fold domain-containing protein — translation MKNTFKIVLMLMLFQLTTTSSNAQTIADSTMQKIKRFRGFYESLGKTYPPDNSVSVSEETLAGVKTFWFNKNLLPQKQIIMYLHGGLYTYGSINAYRAMLTHVAATLNAPVLYIEYSLSPEHPYPTANNEVFGVYKELVKKYPGYKVSVMGDSAGGGMAIYLVNDAQKAHLPLPSSLALLSPWIDLKCNNKSYTTKQAVDPILKKDFLYSHAQMYAGGKKEADPSEIKFKKFPPVFLLVGTDEVLNDDAKNFYSYIKPVQNQSEIKEFEGQKHVWLFSHIDSEASVEAIRNIKDFLATH, via the coding sequence ATGAAAAACACATTCAAAATCGTACTTATGTTGATGTTATTTCAACTAACTACGACAAGTTCAAATGCACAAACTATCGCAGATAGCACTATGCAGAAAATCAAACGGTTCAGAGGATTCTATGAATCATTGGGAAAAACCTACCCACCCGACAACAGTGTTAGCGTTAGCGAAGAAACATTAGCTGGTGTAAAAACGTTTTGGTTTAATAAAAACCTGTTACCACAAAAGCAAATTATTATGTACCTGCACGGTGGACTGTATACTTATGGAAGTATAAACGCTTATCGGGCTATGCTGACCCATGTGGCTGCAACTTTAAATGCTCCAGTACTTTACATTGAATATTCGTTATCTCCTGAGCATCCGTACCCTACGGCAAACAATGAAGTCTTCGGCGTTTATAAAGAACTTGTCAAAAAATATCCGGGCTACAAAGTTTCAGTGATGGGAGACAGCGCCGGCGGGGGAATGGCAATATACTTGGTGAATGATGCGCAAAAAGCCCATCTTCCGCTGCCGTCCTCATTGGCTTTACTTTCCCCATGGATTGATTTAAAGTGCAACAATAAATCTTATACAACCAAACAGGCAGTTGACCCCATTTTAAAGAAAGATTTTTTATACAGCCACGCACAAATGTACGCAGGGGGTAAAAAGGAAGCCGATCCGAGTGAAATCAAATTCAAAAAATTCCCTCCTGTATTCTTATTAGTTGGTACGGATGAAGTGCTGAACGACGATGCTAAGAACTTCTATTCTTATATTAAACCAGTACAGAACCAATCAGAAATCAAGGAGTTTGAAGGGCAAAAGCATGTCTGGCTGTTTTCGCACATCGATTCAGAAGCATCTGTTGAAGCCATACGTAATATCAAGGATTTTTTGGCAACCCACTAA
- a CDS encoding acyl-CoA dehydrogenase — protein sequence MDFNLTEEHLMIQQAARDFAQNELLPGVIERDEHSKFPTEQIKMMAELGFMGMMVDPKYGGSGLDSVSYVLAMTEIAKVDASAAVVMSVNNSLVCAGMEKYCNEEQKMKYLVPLAKGEVIGAFCLSEPEAGSDATSQKTTAIDKGDHYLLNGTKNWITNGATASTYLVMAQTDIEKGHKGINAFIVEKGWPGFDIGPKEKKMGIRGSDTHSLMFTDVKIPKENRIGAEGFGFNFAMSVLNGGRIGIASQALGIATGAYELALKYSKERKAFGKEISKHQAIAFKLADMHVNIMASRLLCLKAASEKDQGMDISESGAMAKLYASQVAMDTTIEAVQIHGGNGYVAEYHVERMMRDAKITQIYEGTSEIQKIVISRSILKD from the coding sequence ATGGATTTTAATCTTACAGAAGAGCATTTGATGATACAGCAGGCGGCCAGGGATTTTGCGCAAAACGAACTCCTTCCCGGCGTCATTGAAAGAGACGAGCATTCTAAATTTCCGACGGAACAAATCAAGATGATGGCCGAACTCGGATTTATGGGCATGATGGTGGATCCGAAATATGGCGGTTCAGGCCTTGACAGTGTATCGTATGTATTGGCGATGACCGAAATCGCAAAGGTCGACGCCTCGGCTGCGGTCGTGATGTCGGTGAACAATTCGCTGGTTTGTGCAGGCATGGAAAAATATTGCAACGAAGAGCAAAAGATGAAATACCTGGTACCCTTGGCTAAAGGCGAGGTTATCGGCGCGTTTTGCCTTTCGGAGCCTGAGGCCGGGTCCGATGCCACGTCCCAGAAAACGACAGCCATCGACAAAGGCGACCATTATTTGCTGAACGGTACCAAGAACTGGATTACAAACGGCGCCACGGCGTCAACCTATCTTGTAATGGCGCAAACCGATATCGAAAAAGGACACAAAGGCATCAACGCCTTTATCGTTGAAAAAGGCTGGCCGGGATTCGATATTGGTCCGAAGGAAAAGAAAATGGGTATCCGAGGATCAGACACCCACTCGCTGATGTTTACAGACGTGAAAATCCCAAAGGAAAACCGTATTGGTGCAGAGGGATTCGGGTTCAATTTCGCCATGTCGGTGTTAAACGGCGGTCGTATCGGGATTGCATCACAGGCGCTGGGCATCGCGACGGGTGCCTATGAGCTGGCTTTAAAATATTCGAAGGAACGCAAGGCCTTCGGAAAGGAAATCTCGAAGCATCAGGCCATCGCGTTCAAACTGGCAGATATGCACGTGAACATCATGGCATCCAGGTTATTGTGCCTTAAGGCGGCATCGGAAAAAGACCAGGGAATGGACATCTCCGAGTCAGGCGCCATGGCAAAATTATACGCCTCGCAAGTGGCGATGGATACGACAATCGAGGCAGTCCAGATCCACGGTGGAAACGGCTATGTAGCGGAATACCACGTAGAGCGCATGATGCGCGATGCGAAAATCACCCAAATCTATGAAGGCACCTCCGAAATCCAGAAAATTGTGATTTCGCGCAGCATCCTCAAGGATTAA
- a CDS encoding Glu/Leu/Phe/Val dehydrogenase dimerization domain-containing protein yields MTDLIKKFEDKSPEIVFNWKDPETEAEGWTVINSLRGGAAGGGTRMRKGLDMNEVLSLAKTMEIKFSVSGPAIGGAKSGINFDPNDPRKEGVLQRWYKAVSPLLKSYYGTGGDLNVDEIHEVIPMTEECGVWHPQEGVFNGHFKPTEADKINRIGQLRQGVVKVIENPAFSPDVARKYTVADMITGYGVAQAVRHYYEIFGGNIEGKKAIIQGFGNVGSAAAFYLAAMNVKIVGIIDRDGGIINHDGFSFEEIRTMFLNKDGNKLVAGNMISPEEINTQIWKVGAEIFAPCAASRLVTQDQVDQMTASALEVISCGANVPFADKEIFFGPIMQHVDSKVSLIPDFISNCGMARVFAYFMEKKVQMTDEAIFSDTAETIRKAIADVHAKNPYKTNISAAAYEIALSQLL; encoded by the coding sequence ATGACAGACTTAATAAAGAAATTTGAAGATAAATCGCCTGAAATCGTGTTCAACTGGAAAGATCCTGAAACAGAAGCTGAAGGCTGGACAGTGATTAACTCGCTGCGCGGCGGGGCAGCCGGCGGCGGGACAAGAATGCGCAAAGGCCTCGATATGAATGAGGTTTTATCGCTGGCCAAAACGATGGAGATCAAATTTTCGGTCTCAGGGCCTGCCATCGGCGGGGCGAAAAGCGGCATCAATTTTGATCCGAACGACCCGCGGAAAGAGGGTGTGTTGCAACGCTGGTACAAAGCCGTTTCCCCGTTGCTGAAAAGCTATTATGGGACGGGCGGTGATTTGAATGTCGATGAAATCCACGAAGTGATCCCGATGACCGAAGAATGTGGGGTGTGGCACCCGCAGGAAGGGGTGTTTAATGGCCACTTCAAACCAACGGAAGCCGATAAGATCAACCGCATCGGACAATTGCGTCAGGGTGTCGTGAAGGTCATTGAAAATCCTGCCTTCTCGCCGGATGTAGCGCGAAAATACACGGTTGCCGACATGATTACCGGTTATGGTGTTGCGCAGGCGGTACGTCATTATTACGAGATTTTCGGGGGCAATATTGAAGGGAAAAAAGCCATTATCCAGGGCTTTGGAAACGTAGGTTCCGCAGCAGCATTCTATCTGGCTGCGATGAACGTAAAGATTGTCGGGATCATCGACCGCGACGGCGGCATCATCAACCATGATGGCTTTTCGTTTGAAGAAATCAGGACGATGTTCCTGAATAAGGACGGGAATAAACTGGTGGCCGGCAATATGATTTCACCGGAAGAAATCAATACACAGATATGGAAGGTGGGAGCGGAGATTTTTGCGCCCTGTGCGGCTTCAAGGCTTGTGACGCAGGATCAGGTTGATCAAATGACGGCTTCGGCACTCGAAGTCATTTCCTGTGGCGCCAATGTGCCGTTTGCAGACAAGGAGATTTTCTTCGGACCGATTATGCAACACGTTGACAGCAAGGTGAGCCTGATCCCTGATTTTATTTCCAATTGCGGAATGGCGAGGGTATTCGCATATTTTATGGAGAAGAAAGTCCAGATGACTGATGAAGCCATTTTCAGTGATACGGCTGAAACAATCAGGAAAGCCATCGCTGATGTCCATGCGAAAAACCCGTATAAAACCAATATCAGTGCGGCAGCTTACGAGATTGCATTGTCGCAGTTGCTTTAA
- a CDS encoding D-alanine--D-alanine ligase yields the protein MRLLLHKILHWEYWPFYIVYIPIYFLWAYYALRQRSIFFFNAANPTITNGGFMMESKKEIYDLIPQQYYPKTILAKAGMPLADTIMQTEKHGIQYPLIIKPDIGLRGSAVKKIDNPGELESYLHKADFDCIVQDLIPYENEIGIFYVRYPHEKKGRITGIVAKEFLIVTGDGRSTLEELVKQNPRYELQLKSLRREYGGKLDEVPPAGEKVNLVPYGNHARGAKFIDRTIWATPALNQVMNEICLQINGFYFGRIDLMYDSLEALERGEKFSIVELNGAASEPTHIYDPGHSLFFAWKELSRHIRYMYEISVENHRKGVPYLTHKKGMAEYRLHNLHSKKIVNF from the coding sequence TTGAGGCTGTTATTGCACAAAATACTGCACTGGGAATATTGGCCGTTTTATATCGTCTACATTCCGATTTACTTTTTATGGGCCTATTATGCGCTGCGCCAACGCAGCATTTTTTTCTTCAACGCGGCAAATCCCACAATTACTAACGGTGGGTTTATGATGGAATCCAAAAAAGAAATTTATGACCTGATTCCGCAGCAATACTATCCAAAGACCATTCTGGCCAAAGCCGGGATGCCGCTGGCCGACACCATCATGCAAACTGAAAAGCACGGCATTCAGTATCCGCTGATCATAAAGCCCGACATCGGTTTGCGCGGATCAGCTGTAAAGAAGATTGACAATCCGGGCGAACTCGAATCATATCTTCACAAAGCCGATTTTGACTGTATCGTACAGGACCTGATTCCGTATGAAAATGAAATCGGAATCTTTTATGTTCGTTATCCGCATGAAAAAAAAGGCAGGATTACCGGTATTGTCGCGAAGGAATTCCTCATTGTAACTGGCGATGGAAGATCGACGCTGGAAGAATTGGTTAAGCAGAATCCACGCTATGAACTCCAGTTGAAATCGCTTCGCAGGGAATACGGCGGCAAGCTTGATGAGGTTCCGCCGGCCGGCGAAAAAGTGAATCTCGTACCTTACGGAAACCACGCGCGAGGCGCCAAATTTATTGACCGGACGATCTGGGCGACACCTGCATTGAATCAGGTCATGAACGAGATTTGCCTGCAGATTAACGGATTTTACTTTGGGCGTATCGACCTGATGTATGACTCCCTCGAAGCATTGGAGCGAGGCGAGAAATTTTCAATTGTCGAATTGAACGGCGCCGCAAGCGAACCCACCCATATCTATGATCCCGGGCATTCGCTGTTCTTCGCCTGGAAAGAACTCAGCAGGCACATCCGGTATATGTATGAAATCAGCGTTGAAAACCACCGCAAAGGCGTACCGTATCTGACCCACAAGAAAGGCATGGCCGAGTACCGCCTGCATAACCTGCATAGTAAAAAAATCGTCAATTTCTAA
- a CDS encoding YHS domain-containing (seleno)protein codes for MTTMIFRQRKPATLKNRILMIALLLLSGFGFAQSESKRSVHFNLEQKLAIQGYDPVAYFKQNKALKGKKELSVSHQGVVYNFSSAANKEAFLKSPAAYEPQYGGWCAFAMGDYGKKVEIDPETFKIVDGKLYLFYNAYFNNTLKSWNKDEDRLKKKADANWNKIIN; via the coding sequence ATGACAACAATGATTTTCAGACAAAGGAAACCCGCTACGTTAAAAAACCGTATCTTGATGATAGCGTTGCTGCTGCTCAGCGGTTTTGGTTTTGCGCAAAGCGAAAGTAAAAGATCGGTACACTTTAACCTCGAGCAAAAGCTTGCCATCCAGGGTTATGATCCGGTAGCGTATTTTAAACAGAACAAGGCGCTCAAAGGCAAAAAAGAGTTGTCCGTTTCGCACCAGGGTGTGGTGTACAATTTTTCATCGGCGGCCAATAAGGAGGCATTCCTCAAGTCACCCGCCGCGTATGAACCGCAGTACGGCGGATGGTGTGCTTTTGCGATGGGCGATTACGGAAAGAAGGTGGAGATTGATCCGGAAACATTTAAGATTGTTGACGGCAAATTGTATCTTTTTTATAACGCCTATTTCAACAATACGCTGAAAAGCTGGAACAAGGACGAAGACCGCCTCAAGAAAAAGGCGGATGCAAACTGGAACAAAATTATAAATTAG
- a CDS encoding energy transducer TonB family protein, whose product MNMTRSGAAPTHMTLDSNQSEKKKSLILTGMLFAALFLLLFFLHMTATEMQQLEGGGGGGGGEVAVNFGNSDVGAGDNFESKDLDLPASKPVKSEVATQEEIITDDTQNDVPAVVTVKKPKDEPKKPDSKPVETPKPKPSKATNDALSNLLNGNSKGGDGDDKSGGNKGSSNGTTDSRGYSGSGGSGTGTGGGNGSGEGIGNGSGYGPGSGSGSGGGVGSGVGNGNGSWKLAGRKLSSSGKITQDCNEYGTVVVEVTVNKQGNVIGCKYIKGTTNTDPCLIQPAYKTARTYKWLPKEDAPDKQVGTIVVNFKQS is encoded by the coding sequence ATGAACATGACACGCAGCGGCGCAGCCCCAACCCATATGACGTTGGATTCCAATCAGTCGGAAAAGAAGAAATCCTTAATCCTGACCGGGATGCTGTTTGCTGCGTTATTCCTGCTGCTTTTTTTTCTGCATATGACCGCTACTGAAATGCAGCAGCTGGAAGGCGGCGGTGGCGGTGGTGGCGGTGAAGTGGCCGTCAATTTCGGGAACAGCGATGTGGGCGCAGGTGACAATTTCGAATCGAAGGATCTCGATTTGCCTGCTTCGAAACCTGTCAAGTCTGAGGTAGCTACGCAGGAGGAAATCATCACTGATGATACACAAAACGATGTTCCTGCCGTAGTCACCGTAAAAAAGCCAAAAGACGAACCCAAAAAGCCGGATTCCAAACCCGTTGAAACGCCCAAGCCAAAACCATCCAAAGCGACAAACGACGCGTTGTCGAACTTGTTGAACGGAAACAGCAAAGGAGGCGACGGCGATGACAAATCGGGTGGAAATAAAGGCAGCAGTAACGGTACAACCGATTCACGTGGCTATAGCGGCTCAGGTGGTAGTGGTACAGGAACCGGCGGTGGTAACGGCAGTGGAGAGGGCATAGGCAACGGCTCAGGATACGGTCCGGGTTCAGGTTCAGGCTCAGGCGGCGGTGTCGGCAGTGGTGTCGGAAACGGGAACGGAAGCTGGAAACTCGCCGGCCGCAAACTCAGCAGCAGCGGAAAAATTACTCAGGATTGCAATGAATACGGCACAGTGGTCGTGGAAGTTACGGTCAACAAACAAGGCAACGTAATAGGCTGTAAATACATCAAAGGGACGACCAACACGGATCCGTGCCTGATACAGCCCGCATACAAAACCGCGCGTACCTATAAATGGCTTCCGAAAGAAGACGCGCCTGACAAACAGGTGGGGACCATCGTCGTCAACTTCAAACAAAGTTAA